CCCAGGGAGAAGCTGCCGAATAAAACGACAAGGCCGAGGGCTATAAATATAGAACGATTGCTTCTGGTATCTTTCATTCTCAGGTAATGCAGGGATTTTTTTCCAGGATGGCGAGTATCCGCCCCCCTGTCACTTGGTTTCTTTTCCCGGCCTGGAAATTCCTAGACCGGGTCGAATTTTTAAGCGGACCTTAAAATTTCCCGTCCCTTAGATCCCAGGATTGGAGAAACGTATCCCCTTTCTTCCATTAATTCCATGATCCGAGCGGCCCGATTATAGCCGATTTTCAAACGTCTTTGCAAGTAGCTCGCGCTCGCCTTTCTATCGGTTCTTACGATTTCCCAGGCCTTATCGAATAGCTCCTCGTCCATCTCTTCTGCAGATTCGGATTCAACTTCTTCTTCGAGATCGAAGTCTACGTAGGTAGGAGCTCCATATTTTTTGGCCTCTTCTACTATCTTCTCTATCTCTTCTTCCGAAATGAATGGAGCTTGGATCCTTGCCAGGTCGGCGGAAGTAGGAGACTTGTACAACATATCTCCTTTTCCAAGAAGAGATTCCGCACCGTTCATATCCAGAATGATCTTGGAGTCCGTTTTTTGGGCCACATGGAACGCGATCCTTGCTGGACAGTTCGCCTTGATAAGACCGGTGATCACATCTACGGAAGGTCTTTGGGTCGCCATCACTAAGTGGATCCCCACCGCTCTGGACTTCTGGCTGATACGAGTGATCGCATCTTCCAGGTCTTTACCGGAAACCATCATCAGGTCCGCAAGCTCATCGATGAACACCACAAGATAAGGCATTTTATTATAACCTTCTTTGTGGTAATGTTCTTCTACCTTCTCATTATAAGAACGGAAATCCCTACACTTCAATTGGGAAACAGCCTCATAACGCGCTTCCATTTCTTGGATCACCCAAGAAAGTGACTTGGTTGCCTTACGTGCATCTTTGATCACAGGCATAAGAAGGTGAGGAATATCCTCGAACAAAGTAAGCTCCACCATCTTAGGGTCTATCATGATAAAGCGAACTTCTTCCGGAGAAAGATTTAAGACCAGAGAAGCGATCATTGCATTTAAACAAACAGATTTACCGGAACCGGTAGTTCCCGCTACAAGCAAGTGAGGAAGTTTATTCAGATCGATCGATACAAGTTTACCAGAGATATCCTTACCGATGACTATGTTCAGATCTTTTTTAGGTTTAGGAGCTAAAGAAGAACGTAATATATCTCCTAAGAAAACATCCTCTCTATGTTTATTTGGAACCTCGATACCGATCGTGGATTTACCAGGAATAGGAGCAACGATACGTATATTTTTAACCGCAAGATACATCCTAAGCTCGTCGGTTAGAGAAGTGATCCTTCCTAGTTTTACCCCAGGAGGAGGAGTAACTTCATAACGAGTAATGATAGGACCTCTTTCCCAACCCACGACCTTAGCTTCGTAACCGTAAACTTTCAGTGCATTCTCGATCTCGAATGCCACCTTTTCTGATTCTACCTTGAAAAGTGCATCCTGGACTTTTGTAGGATTGCTCTTCAAACGGTTTAGAGGAATATGATATACAGATCGTTTAGAATGGAATACCGGCACCATAGAAACAGGAGGAAAAGGAAGTTCAGATTGTTTCGGCTTCTCTTGTTTCTTTTCAAGAGCGACTGTAGGAACTACAACAGGAGTAGAAGGTAACGTACTTGGAATGCCCACCTCCGGCGCTTCAATCGCCTTAGGTTCCTCAACTTCTAAAATATCTTCCAGTTCGTCGGATTCTTCTGCTTCTTTCTCGTATTCTTCTTCCGAGTTTTCGAGTTCTACTAAAGAATCTTCCTCTTCTGTCCAGTCTTCTAATTCTTCGCCGTCTTCTTCCTGGGAGTCTTCTGCTTCAGGAACCGCAGATAGGACTTCTTCTTTCTGGAAAGAAGGAATCTTAGAAGTTTCACTTCTAAGATCCAGGATCTCCCATGCTTTTTTAGAAACGGTAGGAACTTCTTCTTTTCTTTCCTGAACTCCATATACCTTATCCACGAGACGAGTAGATGCACTTTGGAATTGGAAGATCTTTCTATCTTCCTCAAAAAAGCCCTGAAGAAGACCTGAATTTTTATATTGCACGTTAGATTCTTTTAGGTCTGCAACCTTAAAACCGCCTTTTGCCTTTTGGATATAAGATTCCAAATTCGCAGGACTTTTCACTGGATTTTGTTTTTCCGAAGAATGTCCCGAAACTTCTCTGCGAAACCAAGGAGGCACATTATCTTCCGAAATTTCCGTATCGGTTTGTTTCCGAGAACTTACGGAATTCATCATTCCCGCCAAACCAGTGGACCAATCTGCAGATTTGGTTTTAGGAAAGATTGGATCGTAATTTTGGATTTCTTCTTCTTTTTTAGTTCTTCCATTCATATAACCGGAAAGCCATTGCTCCTTCCAGTCCCGACCGCTTTGTGCAAGAAGCCTTCCTAAAAAATGGACCGGAGATTCGTTCAGATAAACAAGTATGCCGTAAAAATAGACCACGAAATGGATCAGAAGTCTTCCAGTAGCACCAAGAAGATATTCCAAAGCCACTGCTAATGCTTGGCCCAAAACACCGCCGTTAGATGCAAATGGGACAGTGGAAACATTTCCGAAAACGTTCAGACTCACCGCGACTGCGAGTAAGAATAACGGAATGGTAAGAAGTTTGTTGGTAATATCCTGGGCAGGTTTCGCAAGAAGGATCCCGCCTGTAAGGATCAACATGATCCCAGGAACAAAGGAAGCATTCCCGAATAGATACAAAAATCCCCAGGAAAGATAATGGCCCAACCTTCCGAAAAGATTAGCCTGCACCCCATTTTCAGCAATGGTAAAAGAACCCAAGGAAAGTGTCAGAAAAATCCCGGTAAAAAGCAGAAGATACGGCAATGCCGCCCGGCCCTTTTCCCAAATCGCTATGTTTTGTCCGACTATTTGGTCCTTTCTATCCATACTCCCTAAGCATCGGCAGAAAATCGAAATCCGAAAAGAGACTTAATATGGGAAAAAGGGATGCAGAGTGGAAAAAAGGGTCAGAAACCTGTACTACCGAAGCCGCCTGCTCCCCTTTCGGATTCAGGAAGTTCGTTCACCAATTCCCAATCGGTATGCCAGGTGCGGCGGATCAAAAGTTGGGCGATCCTGGTTTTGTCTTCTAAAATATAGGGTTCTTTTCCCAGATTGAGAAGAGGAACCATAAGTTCTCCTCTATAATCTGAATCGATCGTGCCGGGAGTATTCGGAATGAGGATCTTAAATTTAGTAGAAAATCCTGAGCGGGGTCTGATCTCAAAATGAAATCCTTCCGGAATAGCAAAAGAAAGTCCTGTAGGAACTAAAACAACTTCTCCCACTGGTAGTTCCAAATTGGAATCTAAACATGCGGAAATATCGTAACCGGCGGAACCGGATGTTTTGATCTCCGGTAGGAGGGCCTTCTCTTTTAACTTTTTAACCGGGATTTTCATATTAGTACGAGTAGGATCCGAAAATGGATTTGATCTTTTGTTCTTCTTTAACTTTTAATTTTGCCAAAACAGAAAGATGTAATGTAGGAAGTGCGAATATTCTTCTGACGGTTTGATTGATCTCTTCTTTCGTTACGGAATGGATCTCTTTGATCCGATCTTGTAAAGAATTGTATTTTCCGTAATACAGTTCTTGGAAAGCGATATTATTCATTCTACTTTCTGTATGTTCGTAACCGATAGAAAGACTTCCCTCGTGGTTGGTTTTAGCGTCTTTCAATTCTTGGGAAGTCACTCCCTTATCCACGAAAAGTTTTAATTCTTCCAAGATTAGTTCAAGACTTTCCGCAAATCTTTCCTTGGAAGTGGAACATACGATCGAATTGATCCCTACGTCACGATAAGAAGAAGGATAACTTGTGATATGATAACAAAGTCCTTTTTCTTCCCGCACCTTTTGGAATAAACGAGAAGACATTCCCCCGCCTAATACATGAGTGAGAAGAGAAAGTCTAGTAGCGTCGTGGAAATTGCGAGGAAAACCTTCTCCGCCTAAAATAAAATAGGCCTGTTCCGTTTCCTTATTCCCCTTGCGGAAATATCCGAATTCTTTTTTAGGAGTTTCGAATGTTCCTTCTTTTCCTTTTTTAGAAGAATGAGAGAAGTATTTGGAAACCAGATCAAAAACAAACTCAGGTTCGTAATTTCCGGAAAGAGAAAGTATCATATTCTCCGGATGATAATAGGTCTCGTAAAATTTTCGAAGACTGGAAGGAGTCACTCCTCGGATAGAAGACTCTGTTCCGATAATATCTCTTCCTAAAGAATTTCCTGAAAATAGATTATTATAATAAAAATCGTGGATCGCATCTTCCGGAGAATCTTCATAACCTTTCATTTCTTCCAAGACAACTTCCGCTTCCGTGCGGATATCCTGGTCCCTAAACAAAGGATGGAACATCATATCTGAAAGTAATTCCAATCCGAGTTCCAGATCTCTGGAAGCTAAGGTTGCATGAAAGTAAGTATATTCTCTGGAAGTGGCTGCGTTGGAGTAAGCTCCTACTCTTTCCCAATCTTCCGCTTGTTGTTTTGCAGTACGCTTTTCTGTGTCTTTGAAAAGCATATGCTCTAGGAAATGGCAGTAACCAGCATTCTCCAAAGTCTCAGACCTGGATCCCACTTTTACGTACACTCCCATAGACACGCTTACGGAATAAGGAGCTCTTTGGAACAAGACCACAAGTCCATTCCCTAAAGTTTTTTTATGATTTTTTTCTTCCAGAAAAACCAATGGTAGACATCCGGCGAAAAGTTTTCGCCGGTCTTATTCGTTTTTAAACTTCCAGAGCGTCTCTTCTGGAAAGATCGATCTTTCCGGTTTTATCCACGTTCAATACGCGGACACGGATGATCTCACCTTCTTTGACTACGTCTTTAACAGAATTCACACGCTTGGAATCCAGTTTGGAAATATGGCAAAGTCCTTCTTTACCAGGTAGGATCTCCACAAAGGCCCCGAAATCGGTGATCCGTTTCACTTTGCCTTCGTAAATTTTTCCTACTTCTACTTCCGCGAAGAATCCTTCAACCATTCCTGCCGCTTTTTCTGCCTGCTCTTGGTTGACTCCTGCGATCGTTACTTTTCCATCGTCGTCTATATTGATATCCGCACCGGAGGCTTCGATGATTCCACGGATATTTTTACCGCCCGGACCGATCAGTTCCCCGATACGATCTTTCGGTATATATTTTACGATAATTCTAGGAGCCGTGCGAGAAACCGAATCTGCAGCCTTGGAAATGGATTTTTCCATCACGTCCAAAATATGGAAACGAGCTTTTTCTGCCTGAGCAAAAACTGCTTCTAGAACGTTAAACGCAACACCTGTTACTTTTAAGTCCATCTGGAATGCAGTTATCCCTTTTCTGGTTCCTGCAATCTTACAGTCCATATCACCGAAATGGTCTTCCAATCCTGCGATATCGGATAGTACTGCAAATCTTCCGCTTTCGTCTGAGAATAATCCCATTGCGATACCGGAAACTGCAGACTTGATCGGAACCCCTGCTGCCATCAATGCCAATGATCCGGAACATACGGAAGCCATGGAAGAAGATCCATTGGATTCCAAAATTTCGGATACAACTCTGATCACATAAGGGAAATCATCCTGCTTAGGAAGTACCAGCTTTAATGCTCTTTCTGCCAGGTTTCCGTGACCGATCTCTCTACGACCTGGTCCCGAAGATCTTCTAACTTCTCCCACTGAGAACGCAGGGAAATTATAATGAAGCATGAAGTTCTTTTCTTTTTGGCCTTCCAATGTTTCATAACGTTGGTTGTCAGAAGCTGTTCCAAGAGTAACTGTTCCCAAAGACTGGGTTTGTCCTCTGGTGAATACTGCAGAACCGTGAACTCCCGGAAGAGGGCTCATCTCTACGCTGATATTTCGGATCTCGTCCAACTTTCTTCCGTCGAAACGAACTCCTTCTTTTAATACCTGCTCTCTTACGATCTCGTATTCGAGTTCATGTAAGAAATTTTTGATGTCCTTGATCTTTTCGGATTCGGTTACGGTCTCTTTGAAGTGTTCTACCACTTCTTTGTTTGCATTAGAGATTTCTTTATTACGAGATGCTTTATCGGCAGTCTTATTTGCAGCGGAAATCTTATCGAACGCATATTTACGGACTTCGCCCAAAAGAGTCTCATCTTTTACTTTGAGTTTAACTTCTTTTTTGACTACTTGTAGTTGCGCTGCCCAGGACTCCTGAAGCTCTACAAATTTTACGATATGTTGGTGCGCAAACTTTAAAGCTTCCAACATCTCAGAGTTGGATAATTCTTTTGCCTCTCCCTCTATCATTACGATATGGGTTTTGGTACCGGCAACGACCAGATCCAAATCAGAATTCTGAAGCTCTTTGTTACCAGGGTTAATTACGAGTTCTCCGTTAATTCTTCCTACTCTTGCTCCGGCAATCGGACCATTGAAAGGAATATTAGAGATCGTTAATGCGGCAGAAGCTGCATTCAACGCATGACCGGCAGTGGAAATTTCATTGTCCGCGGAAAGAACGGTAACCTGCAATTGTACTTCGCAGAAATATCCTTCCGGGAAAAGAGGACGGATCGGTCTGTCGATGATCCTGGAATTTAAAACCTCATGTTCATAAGGTTTTGCTTCTCTTTTGAAATATCCGCCTGGGAATCTACCAACTGAGTAAATTTTTTCGGAATATTCGCAAGTGAGCGGGAAGAAGTCTTGTCCTTCTTTTGGTTCGTCAGCGGCACAAACGGTTGCGAGTAGAACGAGATTTCCGGTTTTATATACTACGGACCCGTGGGCTTGCTT
Above is a genomic segment from Leptospira johnsonii containing:
- a CDS encoding FtsK/SpoIIIE family DNA translocase, with protein sequence MDRKDQIVGQNIAIWEKGRAALPYLLLFTGIFLTLSLGSFTIAENGVQANLFGRLGHYLSWGFLYLFGNASFVPGIMLILTGGILLAKPAQDITNKLLTIPLFLLAVAVSLNVFGNVSTVPFASNGGVLGQALAVALEYLLGATGRLLIHFVVYFYGILVYLNESPVHFLGRLLAQSGRDWKEQWLSGYMNGRTKKEEEIQNYDPIFPKTKSADWSTGLAGMMNSVSSRKQTDTEISEDNVPPWFRREVSGHSSEKQNPVKSPANLESYIQKAKGGFKVADLKESNVQYKNSGLLQGFFEEDRKIFQFQSASTRLVDKVYGVQERKEEVPTVSKKAWEILDLRSETSKIPSFQKEEVLSAVPEAEDSQEEDGEELEDWTEEEDSLVELENSEEEYEKEAEESDELEDILEVEEPKAIEAPEVGIPSTLPSTPVVVPTVALEKKQEKPKQSELPFPPVSMVPVFHSKRSVYHIPLNRLKSNPTKVQDALFKVESEKVAFEIENALKVYGYEAKVVGWERGPIITRYEVTPPPGVKLGRITSLTDELRMYLAVKNIRIVAPIPGKSTIGIEVPNKHREDVFLGDILRSSLAPKPKKDLNIVIGKDISGKLVSIDLNKLPHLLVAGTTGSGKSVCLNAMIASLVLNLSPEEVRFIMIDPKMVELTLFEDIPHLLMPVIKDARKATKSLSWVIQEMEARYEAVSQLKCRDFRSYNEKVEEHYHKEGYNKMPYLVVFIDELADLMMVSGKDLEDAITRISQKSRAVGIHLVMATQRPSVDVITGLIKANCPARIAFHVAQKTDSKIILDMNGAESLLGKGDMLYKSPTSADLARIQAPFISEEEIEKIVEEAKKYGAPTYVDFDLEEEVESESAEEMDEELFDKAWEIVRTDRKASASYLQRRLKIGYNRAARIMELMEERGYVSPILGSKGREILRSA
- the dut gene encoding dUTP diphosphatase, whose product is MKIPVKKLKEKALLPEIKTSGSAGYDISACLDSNLELPVGEVVLVPTGLSFAIPEGFHFEIRPRSGFSTKFKILIPNTPGTIDSDYRGELMVPLLNLGKEPYILEDKTRIAQLLIRRTWHTDWELVNELPESERGAGGFGSTGF
- a CDS encoding M16 family metallopeptidase → MVFLEEKNHKKTLGNGLVVLFQRAPYSVSVSMGVYVKVGSRSETLENAGYCHFLEHMLFKDTEKRTAKQQAEDWERVGAYSNAATSREYTYFHATLASRDLELGLELLSDMMFHPLFRDQDIRTEAEVVLEEMKGYEDSPEDAIHDFYYNNLFSGNSLGRDIIGTESSIRGVTPSSLRKFYETYYHPENMILSLSGNYEPEFVFDLVSKYFSHSSKKGKEGTFETPKKEFGYFRKGNKETEQAYFILGGEGFPRNFHDATRLSLLTHVLGGGMSSRLFQKVREEKGLCYHITSYPSSYRDVGINSIVCSTSKERFAESLELILEELKLFVDKGVTSQELKDAKTNHEGSLSIGYEHTESRMNNIAFQELYYGKYNSLQDRIKEIHSVTKEEINQTVRRIFALPTLHLSVLAKLKVKEEQKIKSIFGSYSY
- the pnp gene encoding polyribonucleotide nucleotidyltransferase → MAKTINGQFGRDSITLETGDWAKQAHGSVVYKTGNLVLLATVCAADEPKEGQDFFPLTCEYSEKIYSVGRFPGGYFKREAKPYEHEVLNSRIIDRPIRPLFPEGYFCEVQLQVTVLSADNEISTAGHALNAASAALTISNIPFNGPIAGARVGRINGELVINPGNKELQNSDLDLVVAGTKTHIVMIEGEAKELSNSEMLEALKFAHQHIVKFVELQESWAAQLQVVKKEVKLKVKDETLLGEVRKYAFDKISAANKTADKASRNKEISNANKEVVEHFKETVTESEKIKDIKNFLHELEYEIVREQVLKEGVRFDGRKLDEIRNISVEMSPLPGVHGSAVFTRGQTQSLGTVTLGTASDNQRYETLEGQKEKNFMLHYNFPAFSVGEVRRSSGPGRREIGHGNLAERALKLVLPKQDDFPYVIRVVSEILESNGSSSMASVCSGSLALMAAGVPIKSAVSGIAMGLFSDESGRFAVLSDIAGLEDHFGDMDCKIAGTRKGITAFQMDLKVTGVAFNVLEAVFAQAEKARFHILDVMEKSISKAADSVSRTAPRIIVKYIPKDRIGELIGPGGKNIRGIIEASGADINIDDDGKVTIAGVNQEQAEKAAGMVEGFFAEVEVGKIYEGKVKRITDFGAFVEILPGKEGLCHISKLDSKRVNSVKDVVKEGEIIRVRVLNVDKTGKIDLSRRDALEV